A single genomic interval of Bacillus smithii harbors:
- a CDS encoding MFS transporter, whose amino-acid sequence MKETAAFKHFDKKWVFLVIVILFVAANLRPSLTAVGPVLGFIREDLGLSHSVAGLLSTLPLMAFFVFSPLVPQLSGKLGMERTLFFSLLLLTAGIFIRSCSSIFTLFLGTIMIGTAIAAGNVLLPGLIKRDFPHQVGLMTGGYSLSMNTFAALGSGLSVPLTHALGYGWQGSLMFWALLSLVALFIWQPQLRHTTMNHLPTYKNKEKKPALEIQACLESDDFYGIPVFCFLYIH is encoded by the coding sequence ATGAAAGAAACGGCTGCGTTCAAACATTTTGATAAAAAATGGGTCTTCTTAGTAATAGTAATTTTATTCGTAGCAGCCAATTTACGCCCTTCTCTGACCGCAGTGGGGCCGGTGCTCGGTTTTATCAGAGAAGATTTAGGTTTGTCCCATTCCGTGGCCGGGTTGCTTTCCACACTCCCGCTTATGGCATTTTTCGTTTTTTCCCCACTGGTTCCTCAACTTTCTGGGAAGTTAGGAATGGAACGCACGCTCTTTTTCAGCTTGCTGTTATTGACGGCGGGCATATTCATACGTTCCTGTTCCTCTATTTTTACGTTATTTTTAGGAACAATTATGATAGGAACGGCGATTGCTGCTGGCAATGTTCTTTTGCCGGGGCTGATCAAAAGGGATTTCCCTCATCAAGTAGGGCTGATGACAGGCGGATATTCTCTTTCGATGAACACTTTTGCCGCACTTGGATCCGGCCTCAGTGTTCCATTGACTCATGCTCTTGGCTATGGATGGCAAGGCTCCCTTATGTTTTGGGCTTTGTTGTCGCTTGTGGCGCTGTTCATTTGGCAGCCTCAGCTTCGCCATACAACGATGAACCACTTGCCAACGTATAAAAACAAGGAAAAAAAACCGGCTCTGGAGAT